In Labrus bergylta chromosome 11, fLabBer1.1, whole genome shotgun sequence, one genomic interval encodes:
- the gkup gene encoding glucuronokinase with putative uridyl pyrophosphorylase: MICILLVAGHGTVLETQIKNDDTGLYSHLTGVPKALLPGTGGKKILDFWWETVNMRQLFTEVFLVTNADKYKHFERWATANDFPLENLVNDGSTTLEDRLGAVADLQLAIRSRKLQDDIMVIAGDMLCADQNFDIAQVIRFFRSQTGELMIYYELEESEKRSSRGIVEVCPETHRITRFFEKPQDGLTASRLASVVFYCFRRDTLSYLSDFLNLQPRATDRTFGQLWEWLINEKQLDVFGMKLPTGFQLIGQVGLSDYTKWLTHYSTKQQDNPAKPITCRSFARVGLMGNPSDGFNGKTIAMSISNFWAEVTLVESQTLVLVPHPLNDPTEFGSLQDLFCISRKEGYLGGLRLLQATCKKFYQFCSKQGIALTKQNFTLKYDTNIPRQVGLAGSSAIVSATLKCLMKFYNITENDLPKPIRANFILNVETDELFITAGLQDRVVQVYEGLVYMDFSKKLMEEQGYGDYVLMDMSELPPFWLAYLSDPSDSGRIHSNIRQRWLSGEPLVVEAMKTFAELTDQARTALQDKDWSHLAQLMDQNFELRRTVYTDDCLGPGNLKMAQLARKFGSAVKLPGSGGAVVGLCLDNARLVEMRQAFQEAGCVFCVITPYVPSASATSGQH, encoded by the exons GCGGCAGCTGTTCACAGAGGTGTTTCTAGTCACAAATGCAGACAA GTATAAGCACTTTGAGCGCTGGGCCACAGCTAATGACTTCCCGCTGGAAAACCTGGTGAATGATGGCAGCACTACGTTGGAGGACCGCCTTGGTGCTGTGGCCGACCTGCAGCTGGCCATACGCAGCCGCAAGCTTCAGGACGACATCATGGTG ATTGCAGGAGACATGCTGTGTGCAGACCAGAACTTTGACATCGCTCAAGTTATCCGTTTCTTCAGGTCACAG ACTGGAGAGCTGATGATCTACTACGAGCTGGAGGAAAGTGAGAAACGCAGCTCCAGAGGCATTGTGGAAGTCTGCCCTGAAACACATAG GATAACTCGCTTCTTTGAGAAACCGCAGGATGGGCTGACGGCGTCCCGGCTGGCCAGCGTGGTGTTCTACTGCTTCAGGAGAGACACACTGTCCTACCTGTCTGACTTCCTGAACCTGCAGCCTCGAGCCACAGACAGGACCTTCGGACAACTCTGG GAGTGGCTCATTAATGAGAAACAACTGGACGTGTTTGGGATGAAGCTCCCCACCGGCTTCCAGCTCATTGGACAAGTG GGTTTGTCAGACTACACAAAGTGGCTCACACACTACTCCACCAAGCAGCAAGACAATCCTGCTAAACCAATCACATGCCGATCATTCGCCCG GGTTGGACTTATGGGGAATCCCTCAGATGGCTTCAATGGAAAAACCATCGCCATGTCAATCTCTAACTTCTGGGCTGAGGTCACTCTAGTGGAGAGCCAGACTTTG GTTTTGGTCCCTCACCCTCTTAATGACCCGACAGAGTTTGGAAGCCTACAGGATCTATTCTGTATCAGCAGAAAGGAAGG ATACCTGGGCGGTCTGCGGCTGCTGCAGGCTACCTGTAAGAAGTTCTACCAGTTCTGCTCCAAACAAGG taTTGCTCTGACAAAGCAGAACTTCACTCTGAAGTACGACACCAACATTCCTCGGCAAGTG GGCCTCGCAGGAAGCAG tgcCATCGTCTCGGCCACCCTGAAGTGTCTTATGAAATTCTACAACATAACAGAAAAC GATCTCCCGAAGCCAATCCGAGCCAACTTCATCCTCAACGTGGAGACGGATGAACTTTTCATCACGGCTGGCCTGCAGGACAGAGTCGTACAG GTCTATGAAGGCTTAGTCTACATGGATTTCAGCAAGAAGCTCATGGAGGAGCAGGGATATG GAGACTATGTTTTAATGGACATGAGTGAGCTCCCACCCTTCTGGCTGGCTTACCTGAGCGACCCTAGTGACTCCGGACGTATCCACAGCAACATCCGACAGCGCTGGCTCAGTG GAGAGCCTCTGGTAGTTGAAGCCATGAAGACCTTTGCAGAGCTCACAGATCAAGCAAG GACGGCTCTACAGGACAAAGACTGGAGCCACCTGGCACAGCTGATGGACCAGAACTTTGAGCTGCGGCG GACTGTCTACACTGACGACTGTCTGGGTCCTGGAAACCTCAAGATGGCTCAGCTGGCGAGGAAG TTTGGCTCGGCGGTGAAGTTACCCGGCAGTGGGGGCGCTGTGGTGGGTCTGTGCCTGGATAATGCCAGATTG GTGGAGATGAGGCAAGCTTTCCAGGAGGCAGGCTGTGTCTTCTGTGTCATCACACCGTACGTCCCATCTGCCAGCGCGACGAGCGGCCAACACTGA